Proteins from a single region of Labedella gwakjiensis:
- a CDS encoding rhodanese-related sulfurtransferase, giving the protein MAVPKILLFYAFTPLSDPEAVRLWQRELCEANGLRGRILLSRDGINGTVGGDIDGVKRYLRRTKEYPAFRDLDVKWSEGTGLDAGGASIDFPKLSVKVRDEIVSFGAPDELRVTEDGVVGGGARLSPEGLNALAAERDDLVLFDGRNAFEAQIGRFEGAVVPDVSTTRDFVEVLDSGAYDHLKDKPVVTYCTGGVRCEVLSSLMIARGFSEVYQLDGGVVRYGERFGDDGLWNGSLYVFDKRGSLDFSDHTAVIGACVVCDGATKEMRNCADPSCRTQLVVCAEHDDVRCDVHAGSTTSD; this is encoded by the coding sequence GTGGCCGTTCCCAAGATCCTGCTCTTCTACGCGTTCACACCCCTCTCCGACCCGGAGGCCGTGCGCCTGTGGCAGCGCGAGCTCTGCGAGGCCAACGGCCTGCGCGGTCGCATCCTCCTCTCCCGCGACGGAATCAACGGCACCGTCGGCGGGGACATCGACGGCGTCAAGCGCTACCTCCGCCGCACCAAGGAGTACCCGGCGTTCCGCGACCTCGACGTGAAGTGGTCGGAGGGCACCGGCCTCGATGCCGGCGGCGCGAGCATCGACTTCCCGAAGCTCAGCGTGAAGGTGCGCGACGAGATCGTTTCGTTCGGAGCGCCCGACGAGCTCCGGGTGACGGAGGACGGCGTGGTCGGCGGGGGCGCCCGCCTCAGCCCCGAGGGCCTCAACGCCCTCGCCGCTGAGCGCGACGATCTCGTCCTGTTCGACGGACGGAACGCCTTCGAGGCGCAGATCGGACGCTTCGAGGGGGCGGTCGTGCCCGACGTCTCGACCACGCGCGACTTCGTCGAGGTCCTCGACTCGGGCGCGTACGACCACCTCAAGGACAAGCCCGTGGTCACCTACTGCACGGGCGGCGTGCGCTGCGAGGTGCTCTCGAGCCTGATGATCGCTCGCGGGTTCTCCGAGGTGTACCAGCTCGACGGCGGCGTCGTCCGCTACGGCGAGCGCTTCGGCGACGACGGGCTCTGGAACGGCTCCTTGTACGTCTTCGACAAGCGCGGCTCGCTCGACTTCAGCGACCACACCGCTGTCATCGGCGCGTGCGTCGTGTGCGACGGCGCGACGAAGGAGATGCGCAATTGCGCCGATCCCTCGTGCCGCACCCAGCTCGTGGTGTGCGCCGAGCACGATGACGTTCGCTGCGACGTCCACGCCGGATCGACCACCTCGGACTGA
- a CDS encoding helix-turn-helix domain-containing protein: protein MERNEHHHEGETGRAARGRARQPLHQQAVDPPVTTDAVLEGVGPRLRSLRTRRDITLGELSTVTGISVSTLSRLESGQRKPTLELLLPLARAHHVPLDELVAAPATGDPRIHMKPIRRHGRTFVPLTRRPGGVQSYKQLVPPTPGEPEPKTHEGYEWLYVLSGRIRLVLGEHDIELGPGEVAEFDTRVPHWIGNPGTETAEVLNLFGPQGERLHVRAGPTTS from the coding sequence ATGGAGCGGAACGAACATCACCACGAGGGCGAGACCGGTCGAGCGGCGCGAGGTCGGGCTCGTCAGCCCCTCCACCAGCAGGCGGTGGATCCGCCCGTCACGACGGACGCGGTGCTCGAGGGGGTCGGTCCGCGTCTCCGCTCGTTGCGGACACGCCGCGACATCACGCTGGGTGAGCTGTCGACGGTGACGGGCATCTCGGTGAGCACGCTCTCGCGCCTCGAATCAGGGCAGAGGAAGCCCACCCTCGAGCTGCTCCTGCCGCTCGCGCGGGCGCATCACGTGCCGCTCGACGAACTCGTCGCGGCGCCCGCGACGGGCGATCCGCGCATCCACATGAAGCCGATCCGTCGGCACGGACGCACGTTCGTGCCCCTCACCCGACGGCCGGGCGGCGTGCAGTCGTACAAGCAGCTCGTGCCGCCGACCCCGGGAGAGCCGGAGCCGAAGACGCACGAGGGCTACGAGTGGCTGTACGTGCTCTCCGGACGGATCCGTCTCGTGCTCGGCGAGCACGACATCGAGCTCGGCCCCGGCGAGGTCGCGGAGTTCGACACACGCGTGCCGCACTGGATCGGCAACCCCGGGACGGAGACCGCGGAGGTCCTCAACCTCTTCGGTCCGCAGGGCGAGCGCCTCCACGTCCGCGCCGGCCCCACGACCTCCTGA
- a CDS encoding NAD(P)/FAD-dependent oxidoreductase encodes MNEAYDVVVIGGSAAGLSGALALGRSRRSVLVIDSGEPRNAPAAAVHNYLGRESTPPRELFAIGRSEVATYGVETLDGTATAVERDGERFVVTVEAMDDGGGPLTVLARRILLATGSWDELPDVPGIREQWGRGVVHCPYCHGWEVRDRAIGVLATSPLAAHQVGMFRQLSDRVTLFLNDSFEPSDEQWEQFAARGVQVVAGRVTELVSTAGDVTSARLASGAEVPIDALAVATRVWARADALAGLGVETQQVEMSGVVFGSIVPVDEVGRTSAAGVFAAGNVTDMKTQVVTAAAAGLQTGAFINADLIEEDTRAAVDARR; translated from the coding sequence ATGAACGAGGCATACGACGTGGTCGTCATCGGCGGAAGCGCCGCCGGACTGAGCGGGGCACTCGCGCTGGGACGCTCCCGGCGCTCCGTTCTCGTGATCGACTCGGGCGAGCCACGGAACGCCCCGGCAGCCGCGGTGCACAACTACCTCGGTCGGGAGTCGACGCCCCCGCGCGAGCTCTTCGCCATCGGTCGGAGCGAGGTGGCGACGTACGGCGTGGAGACGCTCGATGGCACAGCGACAGCCGTGGAGCGCGACGGAGAGCGCTTCGTCGTCACGGTGGAGGCCATGGACGACGGCGGTGGGCCGCTCACGGTGCTCGCGCGTCGGATCCTCCTGGCCACCGGGTCGTGGGACGAGCTGCCGGACGTACCCGGCATCCGCGAGCAGTGGGGCCGCGGCGTCGTCCACTGTCCCTACTGCCACGGCTGGGAGGTGCGCGACCGCGCGATCGGTGTGCTCGCGACGAGTCCGCTCGCCGCGCATCAGGTGGGGATGTTCCGCCAGCTGAGCGACCGCGTGACGCTCTTCCTCAACGACTCCTTCGAGCCGAGCGACGAGCAGTGGGAGCAGTTCGCGGCTCGCGGCGTGCAGGTCGTGGCTGGTCGGGTGACGGAGCTCGTCTCCACCGCGGGTGACGTGACGTCCGCGCGACTCGCGAGCGGCGCCGAGGTGCCGATCGACGCACTCGCGGTGGCGACGCGGGTGTGGGCGCGGGCGGACGCGCTCGCGGGGCTCGGCGTGGAGACGCAGCAGGTGGAGATGTCGGGCGTCGTCTTCGGCTCCATCGTCCCGGTCGACGAGGTGGGACGCACGAGCGCGGCCGGGGTGTTCGCCGCGGGCAACGTCACGGACATGAAGACACAGGTGGTCACCGCGGCGGCCGCCGGCCTCCAGACGGGCGCCTTCATCAACGCCGATCTCATCGAGGAGGACACGCGCGCGGCGGTGGACGCCCGCCGCTGA
- a CDS encoding 3-hydroxyacyl-CoA dehydrogenase, which produces MDVTGRSALVSGGASGLGLATARALLDRGASVVLLDLPSSRGSEVAAELGVRAAFVPGDVTNEADVRAALAAVPADRPLGVVVSCAGIATPGRVLGRDGVLPLDAFDRVVRVNLLGTFNLARLGAEAMAHTEADADGERGVIVQTASVAAFDGQIGQAAYSASKGGVAAMTLPLAREFARVGIRVVTIAPGIMETPMMAGLPEDARVSLGSQVPFPARLGRPDEYASLVLHIAENAYLNGETIRLDGAIRMGPK; this is translated from the coding sequence ATGGACGTGACTGGTCGGTCTGCGCTCGTCTCGGGCGGTGCCTCCGGACTGGGTCTGGCCACCGCGCGGGCACTGCTCGATCGCGGGGCGTCGGTCGTCCTCCTCGACCTGCCGTCGTCGCGCGGGTCGGAGGTCGCTGCGGAACTCGGCGTCCGCGCCGCCTTCGTGCCCGGAGACGTCACGAACGAGGCCGACGTGCGGGCGGCGCTCGCCGCCGTGCCCGCGGATCGTCCGCTCGGCGTGGTCGTGTCGTGCGCCGGGATCGCCACGCCCGGCCGTGTGCTCGGGCGCGACGGAGTCCTGCCCCTCGACGCGTTCGACCGTGTCGTGCGCGTCAACCTCCTCGGTACCTTCAACCTCGCACGGCTCGGTGCGGAGGCCATGGCTCACACCGAAGCGGACGCCGACGGGGAGCGCGGCGTGATCGTGCAGACGGCGTCCGTCGCGGCGTTCGACGGGCAGATCGGGCAGGCCGCCTACTCCGCGTCGAAGGGCGGGGTCGCCGCCATGACGCTGCCCCTCGCCCGTGAATTCGCACGCGTGGGCATCCGCGTCGTCACGATCGCTCCGGGAATCATGGAGACACCGATGATGGCGGGTCTTCCGGAGGACGCGCGCGTCTCGCTCGGATCCCAGGTGCCGTTCCCCGCTCGGCTCGGCCGGCCGGACGAGTACGCGTCGCTCGTGCTCCACATCGCCGAGAACGCCTACCTCAACGGCGAGACCATCCGTCTCGACGGCGCGATCCGGATGGGCCCGAAGTGA
- a CDS encoding SseB family protein, whose translation MKTPSERARAAARANRGSWVYELDPTVAEPHDEVPPHLIVGAWQSDARGEIVGEFRPNPDYRPAGSMPDDASEILDQSVGPAPLDVGGEVPLTPAEDVIRRGMMGLVPVAEVLAALWASNAIILSGTVTTGTMAELQPLYIPKGRLRMLAMFTDGRRIPAEASDTAPYALSIPVSALFPTLGPLIGVVVNPGSRLGLEITPEGIADAIAAHTPSS comes from the coding sequence GTGAAGACCCCGAGCGAACGCGCGCGGGCCGCGGCCCGCGCCAACCGGGGATCCTGGGTGTACGAACTCGACCCCACCGTCGCCGAACCGCACGACGAGGTGCCACCGCACCTGATCGTCGGCGCCTGGCAGTCGGACGCACGCGGCGAGATCGTGGGCGAGTTCCGGCCGAATCCCGACTACCGCCCGGCCGGGTCGATGCCCGACGACGCGAGTGAGATCCTCGACCAGTCCGTCGGTCCCGCGCCGCTCGACGTGGGCGGGGAGGTGCCGCTCACCCCGGCGGAGGACGTCATCCGGCGCGGCATGATGGGGCTCGTGCCCGTCGCCGAGGTGCTCGCGGCGCTGTGGGCGAGCAACGCGATCATCCTCTCCGGCACCGTCACGACGGGGACGATGGCCGAGCTGCAGCCGCTCTACATCCCGAAGGGTCGGCTGCGCATGCTCGCCATGTTCACGGACGGACGCCGCATCCCCGCCGAGGCGAGCGACACCGCGCCCTATGCGCTCTCCATCCCCGTCTCGGCGCTCTTCCCCACACTCGGTCCGCTCATCGGCGTGGTCGTGAACCCGGGATCACGGCTCGGCCTCGAGATCACCCCTGAGGGCATCGCCGATGCGATCGCGGCCCACACCCCCTCCTCCTGA
- a CDS encoding ABC transporter ATP-binding protein has translation MTDARTIEIEAVTKRFGAVAAVNALSFQVEPGRVTGFLGPNGAGKTTTLRMLLGLVRPTEGRATFGGVAYADLPSPLRTVGAALEAASFHPGRSARNHLTISATASGIPRSRVDETLELVGLSEFADRRVGGYSLGMRQRLGLASALLGDPGVLVLDEPINGLDPEGIKWIRSLLGALAAEGRTVLVSSHLLSEVQQSVDDVVIIARGELVHSGTLSSLSAGDSLSVLVDATDRSALATALEAAGFDVAPARSGLMVSGVEAEEVGRAAFAAGIPLSALHRQSSGLEETFLHLVGGDR, from the coding sequence ATGACGGACGCACGCACCATCGAGATCGAGGCGGTGACGAAGCGCTTCGGCGCCGTCGCCGCTGTGAACGCCCTGTCGTTCCAGGTCGAGCCGGGCCGGGTCACCGGGTTCCTCGGCCCGAACGGAGCCGGGAAGACGACGACGCTCCGGATGCTCCTCGGCCTCGTCCGACCCACAGAGGGTCGCGCCACGTTCGGCGGCGTCGCCTACGCCGACCTGCCGTCGCCGCTGCGCACGGTGGGCGCCGCGCTGGAAGCCGCGAGCTTCCATCCGGGCCGTTCGGCCCGCAACCACCTCACGATCTCCGCGACGGCGTCCGGCATCCCGCGCTCGCGGGTCGACGAGACGCTCGAACTCGTGGGACTGTCGGAGTTCGCCGATCGCCGCGTCGGCGGCTACTCGCTCGGCATGCGCCAGCGCCTCGGCCTCGCCTCCGCCCTCCTCGGCGACCCGGGTGTGCTTGTGCTCGACGAACCCATCAATGGCCTCGACCCCGAGGGCATCAAGTGGATCCGCTCCCTCCTCGGCGCACTCGCGGCCGAGGGACGCACGGTCCTCGTGTCGTCGCACCTCCTGAGCGAGGTGCAGCAGAGCGTCGACGACGTCGTCATCATCGCGCGCGGAGAACTCGTGCACTCCGGCACGCTCTCGAGCCTCTCGGCCGGCGACAGCCTCAGCGTCCTCGTCGACGCCACCGACCGCTCCGCCCTCGCCACCGCGCTCGAAGCCGCCGGCTTCGACGTGGCACCCGCCCGCTCCGGACTCATGGTGTCGGGCGTCGAGGCCGAGGAGGTAGGCAGGGCAGCATTCGCCGCGGGGATCCCCCTCAGCGCCCTCCACCGGCAGTCCTCAGGACTCGAAGAGACGTTCCTGCACCTCGTGGGAGGAGACCGATGA
- a CDS encoding polyprenol monophosphomannose synthase: protein MTARRILVMIPTYQERENIDRVLDRLFTAVPYAHALVVDDGSPDGTGDLVADRAVGDARVHLLRRSHKAGLGPAYLAAMAWGLERDYDLLVELDADGSHPPEVLPAMISALDGPSRPGLVIGSRWVDGGSVVNWPKSREVLSRAGNGYARLALGIPVRDATAGFRVYRSELLRRLALSTVDSHGYCFQVDMTLRTLDAGAGVVEVPIEFREREFGESKMDRGIVVEAMRRVTRWGIERRILRRHRRA from the coding sequence GTGACGGCGCGACGGATCCTCGTCATGATCCCCACCTACCAGGAGCGCGAGAACATCGACCGCGTCCTGGACCGGCTCTTCACCGCGGTCCCCTACGCGCACGCCCTCGTCGTGGACGACGGCAGCCCCGATGGCACGGGCGATCTCGTGGCGGACCGGGCCGTGGGCGACGCCCGCGTGCACCTCCTGCGACGCAGCCACAAGGCGGGCCTCGGTCCGGCCTACCTCGCGGCCATGGCCTGGGGGCTCGAGCGCGACTACGACCTGCTCGTCGAGCTCGATGCGGACGGATCCCACCCGCCGGAGGTGCTGCCCGCCATGATCTCGGCGCTCGACGGCCCCTCGCGGCCGGGGCTCGTCATCGGATCGCGGTGGGTCGACGGCGGCAGCGTCGTCAACTGGCCCAAGAGCCGGGAGGTCCTCAGTCGCGCGGGCAACGGCTACGCCCGGCTCGCGCTCGGCATCCCTGTGCGCGACGCGACGGCCGGCTTCCGCGTCTACCGGTCCGAGCTGCTCCGGCGCCTGGCCCTCTCGACCGTCGACTCCCACGGCTACTGCTTCCAGGTGGACATGACGCTGCGCACGCTCGACGCGGGAGCCGGCGTCGTCGAAGTGCCCATCGAGTTCCGCGAGCGGGAGTTCGGGGAGTCGAAGATGGACCGCGGAATCGTGGTCGAGGCGATGCGACGCGTCACCCGGTGGGGGATCGAACGGCGCATCCTGCGACGTCACCGCCGGGCCTAG
- a CDS encoding GtrA family protein, with translation MGGIGFVIDVGLFNLLRTGAFGDDHFFQGAIGAKIVSTSVAIVFNWVGNRYWTFREHRRHDLVREFAEYAVVAIGGLLIGLLCLWVSHHLLGFTSLLADNISANVVGLALGTAFRFLLYRFWVWGHHRTGTGPRPEHVIEERVAAAALASAPLEDVTIEMDRDTAPSEATHGEQKQVDR, from the coding sequence GTGGGCGGCATCGGATTCGTGATCGACGTCGGACTGTTCAACCTCCTGCGCACAGGCGCGTTCGGCGACGACCACTTCTTCCAGGGCGCGATCGGCGCGAAGATCGTGAGCACGTCCGTGGCGATCGTGTTCAACTGGGTCGGCAATCGGTACTGGACCTTCCGGGAGCACCGGCGCCACGACCTCGTCCGCGAGTTCGCCGAGTACGCGGTGGTCGCGATCGGCGGCCTCCTCATCGGCCTCCTGTGCCTTTGGGTGAGCCACCACCTGCTCGGGTTCACGAGCCTCCTCGCCGACAACATCTCGGCGAACGTCGTGGGCCTCGCCCTCGGCACGGCCTTCCGGTTCCTCCTCTACCGGTTCTGGGTGTGGGGCCACCACCGCACGGGCACCGGGCCGCGACCCGAGCACGTCATCGAGGAACGCGTCGCGGCCGCCGCGCTCGCGTCGGCGCCCCTCGAGGACGTGACGATCGAGATGGACAGGGACACCGCTCCCTCGGAGGCCACCCACGGCGAGCAGAAGCAGGTCGACCGGTGA
- a CDS encoding ABC transporter permease has translation MNTFLPAVRAEITKITSTRMWWVLALVMFLYVLTMAGGLAALIGAGTDGSLTGMTGDGSTGFAPLIYSFASSIGYVFPVLLGALAVTGEVRHQTLTPTFLATPKRSVVLSAKLLVLFVFGALFGLIGLLASVGGGAAVLAGFGIDTELGSTDTWAMFARLVLAMALWAAVGIGLGSVVTNQVAVIVIVIAFTQFVEPVLRSVGALADWLANVVQFLPGAASDTLVGTSIFGLVSAGQDQLEWWVGGLVLAGIAGVLTVIGALTTWRRDIT, from the coding sequence ATGAACACGTTCCTTCCGGCCGTCCGGGCCGAGATCACCAAGATCACGAGCACACGCATGTGGTGGGTGCTCGCCCTCGTGATGTTCCTCTACGTCCTCACCATGGCCGGGGGCCTCGCGGCCCTCATCGGTGCGGGAACCGACGGCTCCCTGACGGGTATGACGGGCGACGGCTCGACCGGCTTCGCCCCGCTCATCTACTCTTTCGCGAGCTCGATCGGCTACGTCTTCCCCGTGCTCCTCGGAGCCCTCGCCGTCACGGGCGAGGTACGCCATCAGACGCTCACGCCCACCTTCCTGGCCACGCCGAAGCGCAGCGTGGTGCTGTCGGCGAAGCTCCTCGTCCTCTTCGTCTTCGGAGCGCTGTTCGGCCTCATCGGGCTGCTCGCATCGGTCGGCGGCGGGGCGGCGGTCCTCGCCGGCTTCGGTATCGACACCGAGCTCGGCTCGACCGACACGTGGGCGATGTTCGCGCGGCTCGTGCTGGCGATGGCCCTGTGGGCGGCCGTGGGGATCGGCCTCGGGTCGGTCGTCACGAACCAGGTCGCCGTGATCGTGATCGTCATCGCCTTCACCCAGTTCGTCGAACCCGTGCTGCGTTCCGTCGGCGCCCTCGCCGACTGGCTGGCGAACGTCGTGCAGTTCCTGCCCGGTGCCGCGAGCGACACGCTCGTGGGCACGAGCATCTTCGGACTCGTCAGCGCGGGACAGGATCAGCTCGAGTGGTGGGTCGGCGGACTCGTCCTCGCGGGGATCGCCGGGGTGCTCACGGTGATCGGTGCTCTCACGACCTGGCGTCGCGACATCACGTGA
- a CDS encoding VOC family protein → MGRIIHVELTTDDLHGASDFFSHAFGWQLTPSEFVEDYLTADTGAGGGIDGALMTARHQKQPVIVWIEVQDIHETIRDVVKAGGIADGEVHDLPGEGLVTYITDPDGLVFGVKQPVATDALL, encoded by the coding sequence ATGGGACGCATCATCCACGTGGAACTCACGACCGACGACCTGCACGGCGCCTCCGACTTCTTCTCCCACGCGTTCGGGTGGCAGCTGACGCCGTCGGAGTTCGTCGAGGACTACCTCACGGCCGATACCGGGGCCGGGGGCGGGATCGACGGCGCACTCATGACCGCGCGGCATCAGAAGCAGCCCGTGATCGTGTGGATCGAGGTGCAGGACATCCACGAGACCATCCGTGACGTCGTGAAGGCCGGCGGCATCGCGGACGGTGAGGTGCACGACCTCCCCGGCGAGGGGCTCGTGACCTACATCACCGATCCCGACGGTCTCGTCTTCGGTGTGAAGCAGCCGGTGGCCACCGACGCGCTCCTCTGA